CTAATTCCTCTAATCTGGAAAGCAGCGCCATCATTACCAGGCTGACCACTTCTTTGCTGTGAAAAGAATCCAGGTAAACGACCAGCCAAACTATTTTGTAAACTCGCCGAAGGACTTTGACGTATTTTTTCTCCAGATATTGTACTAACGGCTCCTGTAACAGTTACCTTTTTAGTTGTTTGCCCAACGCCCAAAACCACAACTTCCTCTAAGCCTTTTGCGTCATCTTTTAAAATAACGTTGATTTTGGATTTTGCAGATACATTTATTTCTTGTGAGAGATAGCCAATGGATTTAACTACAATTATACCCTGCGTACCTCTTAACTTAATTGAGAAATGACCATTTTCATCTGTTGAAATACCATTATTTGTAAATTCTTTTTCAAAAATGGTAGCGGCAGGAATTGGCCCTTTATCATCACTAACCGTACCAGTTATAATCTTTCCTGTTTGTCCAAAAGTCCTATTGCAAATAATAAGCGCAACAAACAATACCACTATTTTTATAATTTTTTTCATGTACTTTGTTCTGTGTTTTACCAGTTAGGATTTTGAACCATTGATTTATTTGAAAACACCTCGTTCTGCGGTATTGGAAATAAGTATCCTTTATTCACATCAAAATTAGTTGTAGCAGCATCCACGAATGTATAAGTGGTTGTGTTTCCCACTTTAATACCTTGTATGCCGTGTAAAGTTCCGTTAAGTACAGTTCCGGCAATTTTCCATCTTCTGATGTCCCAAAAACGGTGTTCTTCAAAAGCAAATTCCACCCTTCTTTCGTGCCTGATTTTATCACGCATTTGTGCTTGCGTTAAACCTGTGGTTAATGCCGGCATGCCTACACGCGCCCTAATGGCATTTACAGCCGCATAAACATCTCCATCTGGGCCAATGGCTTCATTTTGTGCTTCCGCGTAGTTTAATAAAATTTCTGCATACCTGATGATCGGAAAGATATGGGGGTAATTAGAGTATGATGTTGCACTAGAGTTACTGGTCATAAATTTACGCATATAATAACCTGTACGAGTTTCTCCTTTGGTTACTCTTCCATAACCGAAAGGTCTGTCTAAACCACCATCATAAGTTTGTACATTTCTGTTAAGCCAATATAATCCATCAAACATAACAGTTCCGGGCAAGCGTGGATCGCGGTTATAATAAGGTTTTGTGGCATCGTAACCTGAACCGTTCTCGGTAATCAATTTACCGTTCGTCATCTCATATTCATTAACCAATTCTTGTGTTGGATTAGTCTTACCCGAAGATGATGCTCTTGTGTATCCAACAGGATCATTTAAAGACTCAACAGTCGAATTATTTGAAGCCATATAAGGTAAAATAATTTCGCTATTGCTTGCCGTACTAAAAACACTTAAAAACTTATTTACGTTGGTGGTATAAGTACTTAAAGTTGTAGAAGGATACAGTGCCGTTAAATTAGTTGCATTATAATGAATAGTGGTAGCCGCGGTATTCAAAGCATAAGTAAACTTAGTTGCCGAAACACTATCCATTATAGCTTTTGCGGCAGTGGCAGCAGTGGCCCACTTAGTTAAATCGTTATTTGGATTATTTAGTGGGCTTGCTGCATATAAAAGCAATCGGCTTTTTAATGCCATTGCAGCTCCACGACCAAAACGACCATAAAAATTTGCAGCAAATGTTCCATTGGTTGATGAATTTGCGGTTAACAGATAAGGCATTGCGGTATTAAGCTCATTTAAAATGTAATCCACGCATTCCTGATAAGTATTTCGAGGCACATCAATGGTTTCGTCAGCTGAAAAAATCTTATCGCCAATTAATGGTACACCACCCCATCTTTTTATCAACTCAAAATACGACATTGCCCTTAAACAACGTGCTTCTGCTTTCCACCTGTCTTTATAACCTTTAAGGTTTAATGGAACTATATCAATGTTGGCTAAAAATATATTCGTTTTTCTAATGTTGGCATAGTTTTTCGCCCATACATCATCTACTACATTTGATGGGCCAGTACCATTATTACTGAAATTTTGAACGACATCACCTAAAGCATTTGGCAAGGCATCATCAGTACCCGCGTCTAATATATTATTGCCTATTCTATTATAACCGTTCGGCAAGCCAGCATAAATATTGTTTAGAAATCTTTCGGCATTTACACCTAAGGAGTCTGTTTTGTCAAAAATAATTTCTTGATCAATCAGTTCTAAGGGGGTATCCTCACTTAATTTTTTACATCCCCATGCTCCAAATAGCATGGTGGACATTAATCCTACTATAAAATATTTTTTCATAAATCTAAAGTCTATAAGGTTAATGATACGCCTCCGTTAATTACACGTTGGTTAGGGAAGCCGCTTACAAATGATTCAGGATCAAAATCTAATTTTGAAGAAGTAAGCACGTTATAACCGTTTACAAAAAATCTAAGTTTTTTAATCTTTAATTTATTGGTTAGCTGTTGTGAAAGGGAATAACCTAATTCCACATTTTTCAATCTAAAATAATTACCGTTTCTTACCCAGAATGTAGAAGAAAGATTATTGTTTACATTGGTGCCGAGAGTTAAACGGGGCAATGTGGCATTTTCCTGGTTAGATGGGGTCCATCTATTTTCAGTTGTATAATCCAAAACGTAACCCGTATTGTTATTTAAAGCTAACATTGAGCCCGTACTTAACAATACTTCTCTATTTAAAACACCTTGCAACAATGCGGATAAATCAAATCCCTTGTAATTAAAGGCAAAATTTAAACCGCCAAAAATAAGTGGTTTGTCTCCTGTAATTTTCTTTTGATCGAGTGGAGATATTATGCCATCGCCATTCAAATCTTTGTATTTAATATCGCCGGCCACAGGTGTGTAACCTAAAACAGTAGGTGTATTGGAAGCGTTTTCACCGGTTTTATAAAATCCAATAGCCTCATAACCAAAAGTACCAGAAGACTGCCCTGCAGAGTACAGCCAACTGTAAGGATAATTAGGTTCTCCTGCATTTAATACCTTATTATTCTGTACACTTACATTAACTCCGATTTTATATCCAAATCCGCCAGATCTGCCTATAAAATCAGCCGTACTTTCTATTCCGGAGTATCTTATTTCGCCAATATTTTGCATAGGATAGCTTGTTCCGATAATGGTACTCGCTGATGGCCTAACCAATAATAAATCATAGAAATTATTATTGTAGTATGTTATGCCCACATTTAATTTGTTGTTTAAAAATGCGGCATCGGCTCCAACTTCAAATTTCCTGGCCTTTTCTGCACCCACATTTGTAGTAGCTAAGCTGCCTTCAACTGCCGTGCCTACAGCAGTTTGGCCTGTACCAAAAACATATCCTGAGCTGCTGCTAATTGAATATCTTTGGATATAAGAGAAATAATCAGAAAGATTTGCTTTTGCAGTTAAGCCATAAGTAGTTCTTAATTTTAGAAAATTAACAATCCCTGAATTAAACCATTCCTCTTTTGAAGCTATCCAGCCTAAGCCTACTGACGGAAGGAATTCCCATTTTTTGCCATCAACATATTTATTAAAACTGCTATTTGCGACACCAGCTTCGACAAAATATTTTTCTTTGTAATTGTATTTAGCAGATAAGGCCCCCGTTTTAAGGATATTATTAAGCTGACCATTTGATAATAATCCGCTGGAGAGACTATTATCTCCATTATATGTTCCCAATAAATCTAAGTGGTGATTGCCAAAATCCCTGGCATAACCCAACATAAAATTATAGTAAGTTTGTTTAATCTGATCAATCATCGAGGAAGTACCAGTACCTAATCCAACATTGCCATCAGCTCCAGATTTAGTATAAGAAACCATTGTTCCATTTATTGTTGGGTAATAAATAGCAAAGGTTTTGCTTTTATTTATCAATTCGCTATAATAGTTTGCAATTGACAAACCTGCTTTGGCCCATAAGCCTTTAGTGATATCGTCTAGCTTATATTTTAGGAACACATCAGAATTTAAGGTACGGTCAGTAGTCATCACGTAACCAGAGTTGATCGTGTTTGCCAAAATATTATTGGTTAAAGAAGCGGTGCCGCCATAAGTACCATCGGGATTTTTTACAGCATAGGCCAATGGAGATGTTGAATAAACCTGGCCCATAATGGTTGAGGCATAACCGCCAGGCTGGTTGTTGTTTTCTACTGAGCCAAAGATGTTTAACTGTAAGGAAATATCTTCATTAAAGTTAATTTCTGCATTGGTACGAATATTATAACGTTTATAAAAGTTATTAGTATTATAAACGTTGTTATCATCGGTTACAAAATTACCATCAGATGCAAAATGCTCTAAACTGGCATAGTACTTAAAAGTTTCTGAATTACCCGCAACACCTAAGTGATACCGCTTTTGAGCGCTGTTCTTTTTATAAACCAGATCATACCAATTATTATTAGGTTGTAAAAACGGATTATTGGTGTTGTTATCATAAGCACTAATTACTGCATCGCTGTATACAGGCGTACTGCCCGGGTTTGTGTTTAACTGTGCTTCGTTGTAAATACGGGCGTAATCGCCACCGGTAATAAACTTGGGTGAAAACAAGTTTTGAAGGGCACCGTATTCTGCCCCGAAATTAATTTCGAAAGGATTGTTTTTTGATTGCTTTTTAGTTGTAATGTAAATTACACCACCTGATGAACGCATACCATACATAGAAGTTGATAAAGCATCTTTCAATACCGTAATACTTTCTACATCATCAGGATTGAAATTAGTAAAGGATCTGGGTACTCCATCAATTACGATAAGCGGCGATTGGCCACGGAGCACCAATTGCGTTACATCAAAACCTGTACGCGCCGACGATTGTAGCGTATACAAACCAGTTAAACGGCCAGCTACCGTATTTGTCACATCAGATACCGGAGTAGAATTAATATCATCACCATATATCGTAGCAGCACCTGCTATCAGGTTGGCTTTTTTAGTTGTTCCATTCCACTTATCAACTTTATTTTCAAGGAAGTTTTTTTGATCAAATTTCCTGATCAGCGAACTATCCGTTTCTACGGTAGTATTGGCTACCGGTTTTTGCTGTGCAAATGCAAAAACAGGCAATAGGTTTAATAAGCCTATCATCCATTTCAGCCTCATATTTGTATATTTTTTCTTCATAATATCGGCTGTTAATTAATATGATGTTAATGTACCTCTTACCAAACCTGTAGCCTGTTGGCTGGAGGCAATCTGTAGGTAAAGTGTTTTGGAATTTAAATCTGCTATGGTCTGAGCCGACAGCTCAATAGAACCCTTTACTTCCCTGGTGGAATTAAAGGCTCCATTATTCAAATCGATTAAAACAGCCCCATTGGCTCCGGCAGTACCGCTATAAATAATTGCTTTGGTAGGTGTATCGCCATTGTTGAGTGGAGTGTCAAAATACAGGTAATAATAAAGTTTGTTGTCGGTCATTAAATAACATACTGCTACTGCATGATCTGTTCTACCTGTAATTGTCGGTACAACATTGTTTACCGATAAATCTGATTTCCATTGTCGGATGGTATAGATATCTGATGCCACTTCTTTTTTCTTACAGGCGCTAAAAAACAGCAAGGCAAGAACAGGCATTAGGCAATGCCTTTTTAATGATAATAGATTCATAAATTTAGGAGTTGATTTTGTTTTGGAATGTCGATTTTATTTAACCTGGAAAACCAAGCGCTAATTAAAATGTGTACCTCCATTTTGGTTGATTATGATGCTCAGACAAAAAATGTCGGTGCACGCCGCTCAAATCCCTAAGTTTTAAAAGCGCTGCTTTTAATAAGAGTAATTTTTGTTTCATGGTTGGTTTGGTTAATATTTGCTGTTGGCTTTCGGATGGGTTGATATCGGATTTGCTCACAGCGTTGGTTGTTAGTTAAATTTGGTTAAGCCAATGGCAGAAATGGTTAATCTCTGCTGATGATTGCTCTTTTACCATCTTGCATTCGCTTTACCAAAATTAGTTGGGCATAAAATGAAAAAGGTCGAAAATTGTAAATGAAAGGGTAGAAAAACTGTAATCCCTTAATATTTTGATCAATTCGCCCTATATTTAATCGAAATACATCAACTGATTATATCCCAAAAATAACCCAAAATGATAATGCTGCGTTTAAACGCGATATGTTTTTCCCTGATGCTTTTGATGTGCACTTCCCTACACGCACAAAAGCCAATTGTTTTTAACCACCTCAGGATGGAAAATGGCTTGTCACAAAATTCGGTGATGGCCATTGCGCAAGATAAAAACCAGTTTATTTGGATGGGCACCAGACATGGATTAAACCGCTATGATGGCTACCGTTTTAAAGTTTATAACAATAGCGCCGATAACCTTAACAGCATTTCGAATAATGTGATTAACACCCTATTAACCGATACTAAAGGAAGGTTATGGGTAGGTACAGAAAACGGTCTGAATATTTACAATGAAAAAACCGATCATTTTTACCGCATCAATAAACGCAGTTCTGCGAATTCCTTTAGCTGCGATTCAGTAGAATGTTTATATGAAGATCCTCAAAAAAATATATGGATCGGTACAGATAATGGTCTCAACCTGCTGATAGATGTCGAGAAGCAGATTTTTAAAAAATTTCTTTTCGATAAGCCCAATCATAAATCTGGCCTTAGCTTGATTTTCTCGATTCTTAAAGACGAAAAACAGAACCTATGGGTAGGTACTTATAATGGTTTAGTACGTATTTACCTGGTTAAGGGCAAATATCACTTTGAGATTTTCAGACACAACCCCAGCAATGAAAACAGCATCAGTTCTAATGCCGTAAAAAGTATTGCAATTGATAAACAAAAGAGGCTTTGGTTAGGTACCTACAATGGCTTAAATTTATTTGATTACGAACACAAAACCTTTAAACGGTACAAAACCAGTGCGACAGATCAAAATTCGATTGTTAATAACGACATTCGAAAATTAACCTGCGACAAGGCGGGCAATATTTGGATCGGTACACAAGAAGGATTAAGTATCCTCGATCCAAATACCCGAAAATTTAGTAATTACCGTTACGACCCTGAGCAAACAGACGGATTGAGCCAGAATTCTATCCATAGTATTTTTCAAGATATTAACGGCTCAGTTTATTTGGGCACTTATTACAAAGGTGCAAATGTTGTTTACCCGTCTGCAACGCCTTTTACCGTTTTTAGAAATTCGAAAAAACAACAAGGTTTGAGCAGCAATATTGTAAGCGCCATGGCCGAAGATCAATACCATAACCTATGGATTGGTACTGAAGGCGGTGGTTTAAATTACATGAACAGAAGCAACAATACCTTCACCTACTATAAAGCAGAACCAAACAGCAGCAACGGGCTCAATTCCAACCTAATTAAAACCTTGTGCCTCGATAAAACAGGACAGCTATTAGTGGGTACACACCGGGTGGTTTATACGCATTTAATCCCTCAGGTCGTAATTTTAAGAAAATAATCAATGTTAAAGATGTAAAAAATAGCCCGGGGAGCTCAGAAGTGATTGCCATAACTGTAGATAGCGAGGGCACTGTTTGGGTAGGCTCCAACGATGGATTATCTACATTAAAAAAAACAAATGGCCATTATGCTTCTACAACGGTTAAAAGCCCATTAGAGCAGAACCTAAGGAACAAGTATATTCAGGTTATATTTGAAGATAAGGCCAAAAATTTATGGATTGGAACGGTGGCCGGACTATACGCTTATCATCCGGCTACTAAAAGAATTACAGCCTATTACCAGAACAAAAGCAACGCAGGTAGTTTAGATCATATTAATTGCATTGTTCAGATAAAGAATGGAAATATTTGTGTTGGAACCTCTTTTGGAGGTTTAAGCATTTTCGATAATAAAAGCAGAAAATTCAAGACCTACAGCGAAAAGGATGGCCTACCAAACGGTAATGTATTGGGAATTATTGAAGATGAAGAAAATAACCTGTGGATCAGTACAGATAAAGGACTATCTAAGCTGGTTACCAAAACGGGAAAATTCATTAATTACACCAAAAGCGACGGTCTTGCAGGCAACGATTTTAATATCAGATCGTTTTTTAAAGATAGTAAAGGCGAGTTGTTTTTTGGTGGTTACGATGGTTTAACAGCCTTTTATCCCAGTCAAATTGATATTAATAGGAATGTTGCACCAATCACCTTTACTGAACTCAAACTATTCGATCAACCTGTAGCGGTAAATGCGCCAGATGGACTGTTAAAGGAAGATATCAAAAGCACTAAACAAATTATCTTTAAACACGACAATAACAATTTCACTCTCGATTTTGCCTTATTAAATTACATTAAACCAGAAAAAAACAGTTACCGTTATATCCTTAAAGGCCACAGTAAAGATTGGATAAAAACCGATGTGCCTAGTGTTACCTATACCGATCTTCCCGCAGGTAATTATACCTTTATGGTAACGGGAAATAATAATGATGGAAATCCTGGCAGCAAAGCTGCAACCCTTAAAATAACGGTTCTTCCACCCTTTTGGGCTACCTGGTGGGCTTATCTTATTTATCTGGCTTTCTTTTCGGGCCTACTGTTTTTAATTGTACGTTATCTTTTTGTGCGTGCGCTGCTTAAACGTACAGAAGACATCCAGAAAATGAAACTGAATTTCTTCACCTATGTGGCCCACGAAATCAGAACGCCACTTACTTTAATTCTTGGCCCGTTAGAAAATCTTTCCAAGCAATATCAAACCGATACCGAGTTAAATCGACAGATTATCCCGATAAAAAATAACGCAAACAGGCTAATGCGGCTTATTACCGAATTAATGGATTTCAGAAAAGCTGAAACGGGACACCTTACCCTGCATGTTACAGAAGATAATATCGTCGATTTTGTCAACGAAATATTCATTTCCTTCTCTCATCTTGCCCAAACAAACGGCATACAATATGAGTTTGTACACGAACAGGAAAACATCAGCCTCTTTTTTGATAAACGGCAGCTCGAAAAAGTATTGTTCAACCTGTTATCCAATGCCTTTAAATTCTGTGATCGGGCGGCAAAATCTCTGTTTCTCTATTGGAAATGGAGAATGAAGTAGCAATTAGCATTTCAGATAACGGATTGGGTATACCTGCAGAAAGTTTAAAAAATCTTTTTAGTGATTATTTCCAGGTAGATGAGCAACACTCCAATCAAATCGGCTCGGGAATAGGTTTGGCACTTTCTAAAGCAATTGTAGAAGAGCACAAAGGGCATATTGCTGTAGAAAGTACACCTGCTGAAAATGGTAAACGTGGTTTCACTAATTTCACGGTAAGGTTAAAAAAAGGAAAATCGCATTTTAAAACAGCGATTTTTGATGGGGCAAAAGATTATCCTACCCATCCCGATATCTACACGCAACAGCCCGAAAAAGAGCTAACAATTTTAAAATCCAAGAAAGAAACTGATATTTCCACCGAAACCATATTGGTGGTAGAAGACAATAGTGAAATCAGACTGTTAATCTCATCGCTGGTAGGCAAACATTATCAGGTAGCGGAAAGTGAGAATGGATTAATGGGTTGGGAAACAGCAATAGAAACACTGCCCGATCTGATTATCTGCGACATTATGATGCCGATAATGGATGGTATAGAACTTTGCCGTAGACTTAAGGAAGATGAACGGACCAGCCACATCCTGTTATTATTCTAACTGCCCGCTCTTCTCATATCCATCAGGTTAGTGGTTTGGAAACTGGCGCCGATGCCTATATTACCAAACCTTTTAGTCCTGAATTGCTTTTGCTGAATGTTCGTAATCTACTGATGTCGAGACAGGTAATGCGTCAAAAATTCCTGAAACACATCCATTTACAGCCGAAAGAACTCACCATTAATGCCATTGATGAAGCTTTTATGCTAAAACTCTTAAAATATATTGACAAGCATATTGCTGATGAAGACTTTGGGGTATCTGAACTGGCTTCGATGGTTGGTATGAGCAGGCCTATTTTGTATAAAAAAATCAGGAAACTCACTAACCTCTCCGTAAATGATTTCGTTAAATCGATCCGTTTAAAGAAAGCAATGGAGCTGTTTAAACAAAATAGGTTTACTATTTATGAAGTGGCTTATCAGGTCGGTTTTAACGATCCAAAATATTTTAGCAGGGAATTTAAAAAACAGTTCGGAAAAAGTCCGCGTGCTTTTATGAA
The nucleotide sequence above comes from Pedobacter riviphilus. Encoded proteins:
- a CDS encoding RagB/SusD family nutrient uptake outer membrane protein, with product MKKYFIVGLMSTMLFGAWGCKKLSEDTPLELIDQEIIFDKTDSLGVNAERFLNNIYAGLPNGYNRIGNNILDAGTDDALPNALGDVVQNFSNNGTGPSNVVDDVWAKNYANIRKTNIFLANIDIVPLNLKGYKDRWKAEARCLRAMSYFELIKRWGGVPLIGDKIFSADETIDVPRNTYQECVDYILNELNTAMPYLLTANSSTNGTFAANFYGRFGRGAAMALKSRLLLYAASPLNNPNNDLTKWATAATAAKAIMDSVSATKFTYALNTAATTIHYNATNLTALYPSTTLSTYTTNVNKFLSVFSTASNSEIILPYMASNNSTVESLNDPVGYTRASSSGKTNPTQELVNEYEMTNGKLITENGSGYDATKPYYNRDPRLPGTVMFDGLYWLNRNVQTYDGGLDRPFGYGRVTKGETRTGYYMRKFMTSNSSATSYSNYPHIFPIIRYAEILLNYAEAQNEAIGPDGDVYAAVNAIRARVGMPALTTGLTQAQMRDKIRHERRVEFAFEEHRFWDIRRWKIAGTVLNGTLHGIQGIKVGNTTTYTFVDAATTNFDVNKGYLFPIPQNEVFSNKSMVQNPNW
- a CDS encoding SusC/RagA family TonB-linked outer membrane protein, which produces MKKKYTNMRLKWMIGLLNLLPVFAFAQQKPVANTTVETDSSLIRKFDQKNFLENKVDKWNGTTKKANLIAGAATIYGDDINSTPVSDVTNTVAGRLTGLYTLQSSARTGFDVTQLVLRGQSPLIVIDGVPRSFTNFNPDDVESITVLKDALSTSMYGMRSSGGVIYITTKKQSKNNPFEINFGAEYGALQNLFSPKFITGGDYARIYNEAQLNTNPGSTPVYSDAVISAYDNNTNNPFLQPNNNWYDLVYKKNSAQKRYHLGVAGNSETFKYYASLEHFASDGNFVTDDNNVYNTNNFYKRYNIRTNAEINFNEDISLQLNIFGSVENNNQPGGYASTIMGQVYSTSPLAYAVKNPDGTYGGTASLTNNILANTINSGYVMTTDRTLNSDVFLKYKLDDITKGLWAKAGLSIANYYSELINKSKTFAIYYPTINGTMVSYTKSGADGNVGLGTGTSSMIDQIKQTYYNFMLGYARDFGNHHLDLLGTYNGDNSLSSGLLSNGQLNNILKTGALSAKYNYKEKYFVEAGVANSSFNKYVDGKKWEFLPSVGLGWIASKEEWFNSGIVNFLKLRTTYGLTAKANLSDYFSYIQRYSISSSSGYVFGTGQTAVGTAVEGSLATTNVGAEKARKFEVGADAAFLNNKLNVGITYYNNNFYDLLLVRPSASTIIGTSYPMQNIGEIRYSGIESTADFIGRSGGFGYKIGVNVSVQNNKVLNAGEPNYPYSWLYSAGQSSGTFGYEAIGFYKTGENASNTPTVLGYTPVAGDIKYKDLNGDGIISPLDQKKITGDKPLIFGGLNFAFNYKGFDLSALLQGVLNREVLLSTGSMLALNNNTGYVLDYTTENRWTPSNQENATLPRLTLGTNVNNNLSSTFWVRNGNYFRLKNVELGYSLSQQLTNKLKIKKLRFFVNGYNVLTSSKLDFDPESFVSGFPNQRVINGGVSLTL
- a CDS encoding CHRD domain-containing protein → MNLLSLKRHCLMPVLALLFFSACKKKEVASDIYTIRQWKSDLSVNNVVPTITGRTDHAVAVCYLMTDNKLYYYLYFDTPLNNGDTPTKAIIYSGTAGANGAVLIDLNNGAFNSTREVKGSIELSAQTIADLNSKTLYLQIASSQQATGLVRGTLTSY
- a CDS encoding ligand-binding sensor domain-containing protein, which translates into the protein MENGLSQNSVMAIAQDKNQFIWMGTRHGLNRYDGYRFKVYNNSADNLNSISNNVINTLLTDTKGRLWVGTENGLNIYNEKTDHFYRINKRSSANSFSCDSVECLYEDPQKNIWIGTDNGLNLLIDVEKQIFKKFLFDKPNHKSGLSLIFSILKDEKQNLWVGTYNGLVRIYLVKGKYHFEIFRHNPSNENSISSNAVKSIAIDKQKRLWLGTYNGLNLFDYEHKTFKRYKTSATDQNSIVNNDIRKLTCDKAGNIWIGTQEGLSILDPNTRKFSNYRYDPEQTDGLSQNSIHSIFQDINGSVYLGTYYKGANVVYPSATPFTVFRNSKKQQGLSSNIVSAMAEDQYHNLWIGTEGGGLNYMNRSNNTFTYYKAEPNSSNGLNSNLIKTLCLDKTGQLLVGTHRVVYTHLIPQVVILRK
- a CDS encoding ligand-binding sensor domain-containing protein; translated protein: MNVKDVKNSPGSSEVIAITVDSEGTVWVGSNDGLSTLKKTNGHYASTTVKSPLEQNLRNKYIQVIFEDKAKNLWIGTVAGLYAYHPATKRITAYYQNKSNAGSLDHINCIVQIKNGNICVGTSFGGLSIFDNKSRKFKTYSEKDGLPNGNVLGIIEDEENNLWISTDKGLSKLVTKTGKFINYTKSDGLAGNDFNIRSFFKDSKGELFFGGYDGLTAFYPSQIDINRNVAPITFTELKLFDQPVAVNAPDGLLKEDIKSTKQIIFKHDNNNFTLDFALLNYIKPEKNSYRYILKGHSKDWIKTDVPSVTYTDLPAGNYTFMVTGNNNDGNPGSKAATLKITVLPPFWATWWAYLIYLAFFSGLLFLIVRYLFVRALLKRTEDIQKMKLNFFTYVAHEIRTPLTLILGPLENLSKQYQTDTELNRQIIPIKNNANRLMRLITELMDFRKAETGHLTLHVTEDNIVDFVNEIFISFSHLAQTNGIQYEFVHEQENISLFFDKRQLEKVLFNLLSNAFKFCDRAAKSLFLYWKWRMK
- a CDS encoding ATP-binding response regulator, encoding MENEVAISISDNGLGIPAESLKNLFSDYFQVDEQHSNQIGSGIGLALSKAIVEEHKGHIAVESTPAENGKRGFTNFTVRLKKGKSHFKTAIFDGAKDYPTHPDIYTQQPEKELTILKSKKETDISTETILVVEDNSEIRLLISSLVGKHYQVAESENGLMGWETAIETLPDLIICDIMMPIMDGIELCRRLKEDERTSHILLLF
- a CDS encoding helix-turn-helix domain-containing protein — encoded protein: METGADAYITKPFSPELLLLNVRNLLMSRQVMRQKFLKHIHLQPKELTINAIDEAFMLKLLKYIDKHIADEDFGVSELASMVGMSRPILYKKIRKLTNLSVNDFVKSIRLKKAMELFKQNRFTIYEVAYQVGFNDPKYFSREFKKQFGKSPRAFMNGSEEED